The following proteins are co-located in the Dermochelys coriacea isolate rDerCor1 chromosome 4, rDerCor1.pri.v4, whole genome shotgun sequence genome:
- the PRDM8 gene encoding PR domain zinc finger protein 8 produces the protein MEDAGVQRGIWDGDAKAVQQCLTDIFTSVYTTCDIPENAIFGPCVLSHTSLYDSIAFIALKSTDKRTVPYIFRVDTSAANGSSEGLMWLRLVQSARDKEEQNLEAYIKNGQLFYRSLRRIAKDEELLVWYGKELTELLLLTTARSHSKMNGSPPYSCLECSQRFQFEFPYAAHLRFRCPKRLPSSEPEEPRGKDSGKEPAASLGPGANKYCKAGGPLPANYPSPQDGTAKPSTDFHNLARELENARGGGSSPRRSPPAPGSKGKRKYPPEAAEERGPGAGRGRLPSSPKEDLVCTPQQQYRPAGSYFGLEESGRLFGPPSPETGEAKRSAFVEVKKASRGLEAEGGAEEAAAAAAAAAAEQPPPPPPPQRASPAGAGDPLLGARPGGPLSGASPARGSAFTTVPQLGKAEERKSAFSQPARSAFPHGAPLGLAPKLGEPCPEAAAAARLYPADPLAAELPGAGGAPKQSPFLYATAFWPKSSAAGPLQLQLPSALTLLPPSFASLCLPAQNWCAKCNASFRMTSDLVYHMRSHHKREYALEPLVKRRREEKLKCPICNESFRERHHLSRHMTSHN, from the exons ATGGAGGACGCCGGCGTTCAAAGGGGTATATGGGACGGAGACGCTAAGGCAGTCCAGCAATGTTTGACGGATATTTTCACCAGCGTTTACACCACCTGCGATATCCCGGAAAATGCTATCTTCGGCCCTTGCGTACTCAGCCACACTTCTTTGTATGACAGCATCGCTTTCATAGCGCTTAAATCCACTGACAAGAGAACCGTCCCTTACATATTCCGG GTGGACACTTCAGCAGCAAATGGCTCCTCCGAAGGTCTAATGTGGCTCCGCCTGGTCCAGTCAGCCAGAGATAAAGAAGAACAGAACCTAGAAGCTTACATCAAAAATGGACAATTGTTTTATCGGTCCCTTCGCAGGATTGCCAAAGACGAGGAGTTATTAGTTTGGTACGGGAAAGAACTGACGGAATTACTGTTGCTCACCACCGCCAGATCCCACAGCAAGATGAACG GGTCGCCCCCGTACTCTTGCCTGGAGTGCAGCCAGCGTTTCCAGTTCGAGTTCCCCTACGCGGCCCACCTGCGGTTCCGCTGCCCCAAGCGACTGCCCAGCTCCGAGCCCGAGGAGCCGCGCGGCAAGGACAGCGGCAAGGAGCCGGCGGCCAGCCTGGGGCCCGGGGCCAACAAGTACTGCAAGGCCGGCGGGCCGCTCCCCGCGAACTACCCCAGCCCCCAGGACGGCACCGCCAAGCCCTCCACGGACTTCCACAACCTGGCCCGCGAGCTGGAGAACGCCCGGGGGGGCGGCAGCTCCCCGCGCCGCAGCCCGCCCGCGCCCGGCAGCAAAGGCAAGCGGAAATACCCGCCGGAGGCGGCCGAGGAGCGCGGCCCGGGGGCCGGCCGGGGCCgcttgccctcctcccccaaggaGGACCTGGTGTGCACCCCGCAGCAGCAGTACCGGCCGGCGGGCAGCTACTTCGGCCTGGAGGAGAGCGGCCGCCTCTTCGGGCCGCCCAGCCCCGAGACGGGCGAGGCCAAGCGCAGCGCCTTCGTGGAGGTGAAGAAAGCCTCGCGCGGGCTGGAGGCCGAGGGCGGCgcggaggaggcggcggcggcggcggcggcggcggcggcggagcagccgccgccgccgccgccgccgcagcgCGCCTCGCCCGCGGGCGCCGGGGACCCGCTGCTGGGCGCCCGGCCGGGCGGGCCGCTCTCCGGGGCCAGCCCGGCGCGGGGCAGCGCCTTCACCACGGTGCCGCAGCTGGGCAAGGCGGAGGAGCGGAAAAGCGCCTTCTCCCAGCCGGCGCGCTCCGCCTTCCCCCACGGGGCGCCGCTCGGGCTGGCCCCCAAGCTGGGCGAGCCCTGCCCGGAggcggccgccgccgcccgccTCTACCCGGCCGACCCGCTGGCCGCCGAGCTGCCCGGCGCCGGCGGGGCGCCCAAGCAGAGCCCCTTCCTCTACGCCACCGCCTTCTGGCCCAAGAGCTCGGCGGCCGGGCCgctccagctgcagctgcccTCGGCCCTGACCCTGCTGCCGCCCTCCTTCGCCTCGCTGTGCCTGCCGGCCCAGAACTGGTGCGCCAAGTGCAACGCCTCCTTCCGCATGACCTCCGACCTGGTCTACCACATGCGCTCCCACCACAAGCGGGAGTACGCCCTGGAGCCGCTGGTCAAGCGCCGCCGCGAGGAGAAGCTCAAGTGCCCCATCTGCAACGAGTCCTTCCGCGAGCGCCACCACCTCTCCCGGCACATGACCTCCCACAACTGA